The nucleotide window TTTATATTAATTATTTTTATCTATTAAACTACTTTAATTAATTATATTTTTATTTGAATATCACTCATCATAATACAACAACAAGGAAAAACTTCTTCAGGATAAGCAAAAGCTATTGGTTGAGTTATTATATATTTTATTTGACCTTTAATCAAAATGACTTTGCATGCTCCACAAAAACCATATCTGCATTGAGCATTGATTTTAATTTTATAATTTTCTAAAATTTTTAATAGTATTTTGCTATTATGAGAAATAATTTTTTTATTTTGTCCTATTATTGTGATGGAATATTTTTTCATACTATAATTCAAATTTTTTAAAATCATGTTCATGTATAGAAGAATCAATTTGACCGACTAAATAAGAACTAATTTCAGTTTCTTGTGGAGCGACTTGTACATTATCTGATGTTAACCAAGAATTAATCCATGGAATTGGATTGGATGATTGATTATGAAATATTGGTTTTAATCCTATTGATTTCATTCTAATATTAGTAATATATTCAATATATTGACATAAAATTTCTTTATTTAAACCTAACATAGATCCATTTTTAAATAAATACTCAGTCCAGTTTTTTTCTTGATTAGCTATTTTTAAAAATAGTTCCGATGATTCTATTGTTAATTCATCAGCAATATCAGCCATTCCTTCTTTGTTGTAATGGTTTTTTAATATATTAATTATATGTTGTGTTCCTGTGAGATGTAATGCTTCATCTCTTGCAATTAATCTTATAATTTTTGCATTCCCTTCCATTATTTCTCTTTCAGCAAAGGCAAAAGAACATGCAAAACTAACATAAAATCTTATAGCTTCTAGAGCATTAACGCTTACTAAACATAAATATAATTTTTTTTTTAAATCATATAAATTAATATTAATTTTTTTATTATTAATAATATGAATACCTTCGCCTAGTAAATTCCAATATTGAATCATTTTTATTAAATCATCATAATAATCAGAAATATCTTTTGCTCTTACACTAATATATTGATTATTAATAATATCATCAAATATTAATGATGGTTGTGTAACAATATTTCTAATGATATGTGTATAAGATCGAGAATGAATAGTTTCTGAAAAAGACCATGTTTCAATCCAAGTTTCTAATTCTGGGATAGAAATAATTGGTAAAAAAGCTATATTAGGGCTTCTTCCTTGAATAGAATCAAGTAATGTTTGATATTTTAAATTACTAATAAAAATATGTTTTTCATGATCTGGTAATTTTTGAAAATCAATTCTATCTTTTGATAAATCAATTTCTTCTGGTCTCCAAAAAAAAGATAGTTGTTTTTCAATTAATTTTTCAAAAATAAGATATTTTTGTTGATCATATCTAGAGATATTCACTGATTGACCAAAAAACATAGGTTCTTTTAATTGGTTGTTGTTGTGTTTAGAAAAAGTACTATATATCATTTTATTATCCTAATTAATATAAGAATATATAATTTTTATTAAAATATATTTTTTATTCATATTAATATACAATGTTCATATTATATATGACATGATCCACTAGCACAATTATCATCTTTCATAATATTGTTAGAATTGTCTATATGAAAATTATCTTGAGCTCCATCTCTTGTGTTTTGATAATATAGAGTTTTTAATCCTAGTTTATAAGCAGTTAACAAATCTTGTATAAGATTTTTCATAGGTATTTTATTGTGTAAAAATTTTTTTGGATCATAGTTAGTATTTGCAGATATTGATTGATCAATAAACTTTTGCATAATTCCTACTAGTTGAAGATATCCAGTATTATTTGGAAAATCCCATAATAATTCATATTTTGTTTTTAATTTATTAAATTCTGGAACGACTTGTTTTAACATACCATCTTTAGACGATTTTATACTAATATATCCTCTTGGTGGTTCAATGCCATTAGTTGCATTAGATATTTGTGAAGAAGTTTCAGAAGGCATTAATGCTGATAAAGTAGAATTACGTAATCCATATTTTTTAATTTTTTTTCTTAAATTATCCCAATTTAAATGTAATGGTTCATTACATATTGTATCAATTTCTTTTTTATATGTATCTATAGGTAAAATTCCTTTATAATAATTAGTTTGGTAAAATAAAGAACAGGATCCTTTTTCTTTAGCTAATTGACATGAAGCAAGTAATAAATAATATTGAAAAGCTTCAAAAGTTTGATGAGTTAATTTATTTGCACTTCCATCAGAATATTTAACATCATTTTTGGCTAGATAATAAGCAAAATTTATTACTCCTATTCCTAAAGATCTTCTATTGATAGCAGATTGTTCAGCAGCTAATATTGGATATTGTTGGTAATCTAAAACTGAATCTAAAGCTCTTACCATGAGATTAGACAATATTTCAATATCTTGAAGATTATCAATATTTCCTAAATTAATAGCTGATAATGTACATAATGCAATTTCTCCATTTTTATCATTAATATCATTAAGTGGTTTAGTTGGTAATGTTATTTCTAAACATAAATTAGATTGTTTAATTGGTGCCAATTTTGGGTTAAATGGACTATGTGTATTACAGTGATCAACGTTTTGTATATATATTCTCCCAGTAGATGTTCTTTCTTGTAAAATGATTGAAAATAAGTCAATGGCTTTGATTTGTTTTTTTCTTAATTTTGGATCAATTTCATATTGATGATATAATTTTTCAAATTTTTTTTGATTAGAAAAAAAAGAATCATATAGATCTAATACATCTGATGGACTAAACAATGTGATATTTTTACCTAAAATCATTCTTTGATACATTAATTTATTAATTTGTACTGTATAATCTAAATGTCTTACTCGGTTTTCTTCTATTCCTCGATTATTTTTAAGTACTAATAGATTTTCTATTTCTAAATGCCAAATAGGATAAAAAATAGTAGCAGCACCACCGCGCACACCACCTTGTGAACATGATTTTACTGCACTTTGAAAAAGTTTATAAAATGGAATACATCCAGTATGAAATGCTTCTCCTCCTCTAATAGGACTTCCTAAAGCACGTATTTGACCAGCATTAATACCAATTCCAGCTCTTTGAGATACATATTTAATAATAGAGCTAGTAGTAGCATTAATTGAATTTAAACTGTCTGAACATTCAATTAGAACACATGAACTAAATTGTCTAGTAGGTGTTCTTACTCCAGACATAATAGGAGTAGGTAGAGAAATTTTAAATGTAGAAATAGCATTATAAAATTGTTGAATATATTGCATTCTAGTTTTACTAGGGTACTTAGAAAACAAACATGCAGAAATTAAAATATAAAGAAATTGAGCACTTTCATATATTTTTCCAGTAATTCTGTTTTGTATTAAATATTTACCCTCTAATTGTTTTACTGCTGCATAGGAAAAATTCATATCTCTCCAATGATCTATAAAGGAATTCATAATAGAATATTCAGATTTGTTGTAAGATGATAATAATTGTTGATCATAAATTCCTAATTTGACCATTTTTGTCACATGAGTATATAATTTTGGCGGTTCAAATTGATTATATGCTTTTTTTCTTAAATGAAATATAGCTAATCTAGCAGCCATATATTGATAATCTGGACAATTTTGAGATATTAGATCTGCTGCTGCTTTTATAATTGTTTCATGGATATTGATTGTACTAATTCCGTCATAGAACTGTATTCTTGATTTTATTTCTACTTGAGACACTGATACATTTTTTAATCCTGCAGCAGCCCAATTTAAAACTTTATGAATTTTTTCTAAATTAATCAGTTCTTTTTTGTTATTCCTTTTTGTAACAAATAAAGTTTTTTCCATATAGTTAATTCCTATTTATATGATAATTGAATTTCTATTAAAAAGACATTCACATTATTTTTTATTTGATAAAAAATATTAGTGTATTTTTTAAATTGATTATTAATTTTTAATTTGATTAAAAATTATCATATTATGATTTTATAATTAAAAGATTTTTTATTAAAAAGATTATAAAAATTAATATTTTGAAATTAAATTATATATAGTTATATATAATATTTTTTAAAAAATAATAATACTATCATTCAAAATATTATTTATGAATCAAATGATATTGATAGATGTATTATATTTAATTAGTTTAATTATATTAATTAAAAATTGGATATTTTTATTTTTTATGATATTAATATTTTTTATAAAAAATTTTCTTTAACTCTTTGTAAAGCTACAACTTTTTCTTTCATTGATGTTCTTATTAAAATTACACCTTGGGTATTTCTGCCTAATATTCCAATTTCGGATACTCTGATACGTACTAATTTACCTGCATTGGTTATCATCATAATTTGATCTTGTTCTATTACTTGAATTGCTGCGATAACTTTTCCATTTTTTGGTGTAACTTTTATTGCTATTATTCCACGTGTAGCACGAGATTTGATAGAAAATTCAGAAATATTAGTTCTTTTCCCATAACCTTTATTTGTAACAATTAGAATATCATTATTATTTCTTGGAACGATTAATGATACCACTTTATCTTCTTTATTAATTTTTATGCCTTTAACACCGGATGCATTTCTTCCCATTGTTCTTACTGATTTTTCGTAAAATTGAACCGCTTTTCCAGAAGCGGTAAACAGCATAATATTATCATGTCCATTAGTTAAAGCAATACCAATTAATTCGTCATTCGATTTTAAATTAATTGCGATTATACCTTTACTTCTCGGTTTTTTAAATTCTTTTAAACAAGTTTTTTTAACGATACCACAAGCAGTTACCATTAAAATATTAATAATATTATTTTTATATTTATGTATAGGTAAAATTGCTGTAATACGTTCATGAGGTCTTAATGGGAGTAAATTAACGATTGGTCTACCTCTAGCATGTCTGCTAGATTCAGGTAATTGATATACTTTTAATTGGTAAAGAATACCTTTACTTGAAAAACATAGAATTGTATCATGTGTATTAGTTACTAATAGTATTTCAATAAAATCTTTTTCTTTAGTTTTGGCAGCTGTTTTTCCTTTCCCTCCTCTTTTTTGAGCTTCATAATCAGATAGTGGTTGATATTTGACATATCCTGTATGAGATAAAGTAATTACCACATCTTCTTTGTTTATCATATCTTCTATATTGATATCGGTTATATTTGTTTTAATTTCTGTTTTTCTTTGATCTCCAAAGTTATTTTTAATAATTATAAGTTCTTCTCTAATAATCTTCATCATATAATTATTATTATCTAAAATTTTTTCTAAATTATGTATTTTTTTAATTAAAAGATTTTGTTCTTCAAATATTTTTTTATGTTCTAAATTTGTTAATTTATTTAAACGTAGT belongs to Buchnera aphidicola (Eriosoma grossulariae) and includes:
- the yfaE gene encoding class I ribonucleotide reductase maintenance protein YfaE — encoded protein: MKKYSITIIGQNKKIISHNSKILLKILENYKIKINAQCRYGFCGACKVILIKGQIKYIITQPIAFAYPEEVFPCCCIMMSDIQIKI
- the nrdB gene encoding class Ia ribonucleoside-diphosphate reductase subunit beta, which encodes MIYSTFSKHNNNQLKEPMFFGQSVNISRYDQQKYLIFEKLIEKQLSFFWRPEEIDLSKDRIDFQKLPDHEKHIFISNLKYQTLLDSIQGRSPNIAFLPIISIPELETWIETWSFSETIHSRSYTHIIRNIVTQPSLIFDDIINNQYISVRAKDISDYYDDLIKMIQYWNLLGEGIHIINNKKININLYDLKKKLYLCLVSVNALEAIRFYVSFACSFAFAEREIMEGNAKIIRLIARDEALHLTGTQHIINILKNHYNKEGMADIADELTIESSELFLKIANQEKNWTEYLFKNGSMLGLNKEILCQYIEYITNIRMKSIGLKPIFHNQSSNPIPWINSWLTSDNVQVAPQETEISSYLVGQIDSSIHEHDFKKFEL
- the nrdA gene encoding class 1a ribonucleoside-diphosphate reductase subunit alpha, with the protein product MEKTLFVTKRNNKKELINLEKIHKVLNWAAAGLKNVSVSQVEIKSRIQFYDGISTINIHETIIKAAADLISQNCPDYQYMAARLAIFHLRKKAYNQFEPPKLYTHVTKMVKLGIYDQQLLSSYNKSEYSIMNSFIDHWRDMNFSYAAVKQLEGKYLIQNRITGKIYESAQFLYILISACLFSKYPSKTRMQYIQQFYNAISTFKISLPTPIMSGVRTPTRQFSSCVLIECSDSLNSINATTSSIIKYVSQRAGIGINAGQIRALGSPIRGGEAFHTGCIPFYKLFQSAVKSCSQGGVRGGAATIFYPIWHLEIENLLVLKNNRGIEENRVRHLDYTVQINKLMYQRMILGKNITLFSPSDVLDLYDSFFSNQKKFEKLYHQYEIDPKLRKKQIKAIDLFSIILQERTSTGRIYIQNVDHCNTHSPFNPKLAPIKQSNLCLEITLPTKPLNDINDKNGEIALCTLSAINLGNIDNLQDIEILSNLMVRALDSVLDYQQYPILAAEQSAINRRSLGIGVINFAYYLAKNDVKYSDGSANKLTHQTFEAFQYYLLLASCQLAKEKGSCSLFYQTNYYKGILPIDTYKKEIDTICNEPLHLNWDNLRKKIKKYGLRNSTLSALMPSETSSQISNATNGIEPPRGYISIKSSKDGMLKQVVPEFNKLKTKYELLWDFPNNTGYLQLVGIMQKFIDQSISANTNYDPKKFLHNKIPMKNLIQDLLTAYKLGLKTLYYQNTRDGAQDNFHIDNSNNIMKDDNCASGSCHI